Proteins encoded in a region of the Oxyura jamaicensis isolate SHBP4307 breed ruddy duck chromosome 17, BPBGC_Ojam_1.0, whole genome shotgun sequence genome:
- the INPP5E gene encoding phosphatidylinositol polyphosphate 5-phosphatase type IV: MSTLNGFSQHSGACVTQSTGGGAVQDLQAKKAGKAAKKEASGNGVLTFEDPLRVDTSLNETLKLLPDELKANMKIKSVTPRPPRKPRLERAASLDEKNWRRWRRFRTSQESLTDPNETSSSNGSLQEASLSPPIRGRATPCSQCCEPNSLHSSPDASEGSPMGKSRGSTSDLGKRASEISSAFGGLLRGKAFAGSKPRLSQIMPARPLPPVELNVASHTLRTANRIDSDFMDYRHYSQHKFGRVSSSLSDTRLHGNGMVYDNCSTDSMKSTFSLLTPIRSKDVRSRSYLEGSLLANGALLGAEELSRYFPDRNIGIFVATWNMQGQKELPVNLDDFLLPTDPDYAQDMYVIGVQEGCPDRREWEIRLQETLGPHYVMLYSAAHGVLYMSVFIRRDLIWFCSEVEYATVTTRIVSQIKTKGALGICFTFFGTSFLFITSHFTSGDSKVNERKLDYNKTIQALTLPKNVPDTNPYRSSSSDVTTRFDEVFWFGDFNFRLNKDRETVDSILNQNPETGVSKLLAYDQLTSEMSRGSIFKGFQEADIRFRPSYKFDIGKDSYDTTSKQRTPSYTDRVVFRSRYRDDIHAVKYSSCPVIKTSDHRPVFALFRVKVRPGRDNIPLAAGQFDRELYLIGIKRRITRDLQNRRVQKDQKSSSICSIS, from the exons ATGAGTACTCTAAATGGATTTTCCCAGCACTCAGGGGCATGTGTTACTCAGAGCACCGGAGGTGGAGCAGTGCAGGACCTGCAGGCTAAAAAAGCTGGCAAAGCAGCGAAGAAGGAGGCCAGTGGCAATGGCGTGCTTACCTTTGAAGATCCTCTACGTGTAGACACCTCTTTAAATGAAACCTTAAAGCTTCTACCGGATGAACTCAAAGCTAATATGAAAATCAAATCAGTCACCCCAAGGCCTCCGAGGAAACCCCGACTGGAGCGTGCTGCATCTCTGGATGAGAAAAACTGGAGGAGGTGGAGGCGGTTTAGAACTAGCCAGGAAAGTCTGACAGATCCCAATGAGACGAGCTCCTCAAATGGTTCTCTGCAGGAAGCGTCCCTCAGCCCTCCCATCAGGGGTAGAGCAACCCCCTGCAGCCAGTGTTGCGAACCCAATTCCTTGCACAGTTCACCAGATGCCTCAGAAGGCAGTCCCATGGGGAAAAGCAGGGGAAGCACTTCTGACCTGGGGAAACGAGCCTCCGAGATCTCCAGTGCCTTTGGTGGGCTTCTGCGTGGGAAAGCGTTTGCAGGCAGCAAACCCCGGCTGTCCCAAATAATGCCAGCTCGACCTCTGCCACCCGTGGAGCTCAATGTGGCCTCTCACACGCTGAGGACAGCTAATAGGATTGACTCAGATTTTATGGATTATCGACATTATTCTCAGCACAAGTTTGGGAGGGTGAGCAGCAGCTTGAGCGACACCAGGCTACACGGCAATGGGATGGTCTACGATAATTGCTCCACAGACTCCATGAAATCCACGTTCAGCCTGCTCACCCCCATTCGTTCCAAGGATGTCCGGAGCAG AAGCTATTTGGAAGGCAGCCTTCTGGCAAACGGTGCCTTACTGGGAGCAGAAGAGCTTAGCAGGTATTTCCCTGATCGGAATATTGGAATTTTTGTGGCTACCTGGAACATGCAGGGTCAGAAG gaACTTCCAGTGAATCTGGATGACTTCTTGTTACCAACAGATCCTGACTATGCCCAGGACATGTATGTCATCGGAGTTCAGGAAGGCTGTCCAGACAG AAGAGAGTGGGAGATCCGCCTCCAGGAGACGCTAGGCCCCCACTATGTCATGCTCTACTCAGCTGCGCACGGAGTGCTCTACATGTCAGTCTTCATTCGAAGGGACCTGATCTGGTTCTGCTCAG aaGTGGAATATGCCACGGTGACAACTCGAATCGTATCTCAGATCAAAACCAAGGGAGCTCTGGGAATCTGCTTCACGTTTTTTGGGACCTCCTTTCTCTTCATTACCTCCCACTTCACAT CTGGAGACAGTAAGGTGAATGAGAGGAAGCTGGACTACAATAAAACCATTCAAGCACTTACACTTCCCAAGAATGTTCCGGACACAAATCCATATCGATCGAGTTCCA GTGATGTCACAACTCGGTTTGATGAAGTGTTCTGGTTTGGTGACTTCAATTTCCGACTAAATAAGGATCGTGAAACTGTGGACTCCATCTTGAACCAAAACCCAGAAACAGGCGTGTCCAAACTACTGGCATATGATCAGCTTACTAGTGAAATGAGTAGAG GCTCTATTTTCAAAGGATTCCAAGAGGCTGACATTCGTTTCCGTCCCTCCTACAAGTTTGACATAGGAAAAGACAGCTACGACACCACCTCCAAACAAAGGACTCCTTCCTACACG gaTCGAGTAGTGTTCCGCAGTCGGTATAGAGATGACATCCATGCTGTCAAGTACTCATCGTGTCCTGTGATCAAAACTTCGGACCATCGGCCTGTGTTTGCGTTGTTCCGCGTGAAAGTGAGGCCTGGCAGAGACAA TATTCCACTTGCTGCAGGGCAGTTTGACAGAGAACTCTACTTAATCGGAATAAAGAGGCGGATTACAAGGGACCTTCAGAATCGACGAGTGCAAAAGGACCAAAAATCCAGCAGCATATGTAGCATTTCCTGA
- the PMPCA gene encoding LOW QUALITY PROTEIN: mitochondrial-processing peptidase subunit alpha (The sequence of the model RefSeq protein was modified relative to this genomic sequence to represent the inferred CDS: deleted 1 base in 1 codon) codes for MAAAMAWLRRGAWGPARRCGRSYSAGGAPPGVPLSCPLPGVPKAVFAAAEGRERFETRVTALENGLRVASQRKFGQFCTVGLLINSGSRHEAKYLSGISHFLEKLAFSSTAQFGSKDEILLTLEKHGGICDCQASRDTIMYAVSADAKGLDTVVNLLADVALQPRLSDEEIEMTRMAIRFELEDLNMRPDPEPLLTEMIHAAAYRENTVGLNRFCPVENTNKIDRQVLHSYLRNYYTPDRMVLAGVGIEHEQLVECAKKYLLGVEPVWGSAQAKDVDRSVAQYTGGIVKVEKDMSDVSLGPTPIPELTHIMIGLESCSFLEEDFIPFAVLNMMMGGGGSFSAGGPGKGMFTRLYLNVLNRHHWMYNATSYHHSYEDTGLLCIHASADPKQVREMVEIITREFILMAGAVGEVELERAKTQLKSMLMMNLESRPVIFEDVGRQVLATNTRKLPHELCALISQVKSADIKRVVTKMLHKKPAVAALGDLTDLPTYEHIQAALSSKDGRLPRVYRLFR; via the exons ATGGCGGCCGCCATGGCGTGGCTGAGGCGCGGAGCGtggggcccggcccggcg GTGCGGCCGGAGCTACAGCGCGGGCGGCGCT CCCCCCGGCGTGCCGCTGAGCTGCCCGCTGCCCGGCGTGCCCAAGGCGGTGTTCGCCGCCGCAGAGGGCCGGGAGCGCTTCGAGACGCGGGTGACGGCGCTGGAGAACGGGCTGAGGGTGGCCTCGCAGAGGAAGTTCGGGCAGTTCTGCACCGTGGGGC TGCTCATAAACTCGGGATCGAGGCACGAAGCGAAGTACCTCAGCGGCATCTCGCACTTCTTGGAAAAGCTGGCCTTCTCT TCCACAGCTCAGTTTGGCAGCAAAGATGAAATTCTCCTCACCTTAGAAAAGCACGGGGGCATTTGTGACTGTCAGGCTTCAAG GGACACCATCATGTACGCTGTTTCTGCTGATGCCAAGGGCCTGGACACGGTGGTCAACTTGCTGGCGGATGTGGCGCTGCAGCCCCGGTTATCAG ATGAAGAAATTGAGATGACTCGAATGGCTATACGATTTGAGCTTGAGGACTTGAATATGAGACCTGATCCAgagcctctcctcacagaaaTGATCCATGCG GCAGCctacagagaaaatacagttgGGCTGAACAGGTTCTGCCCAGTGGAAAACACTAACAAAATCGACCGGCAAGTCCTGCACTCGTACCTGCGCAACTACTACACGCCCGACAGGATGGTGCTGGCCGGGGTGGGAATCGAGCACGAGCAGTTGGTGGAGTGTGCCAAGAAATACCTGCTTGGCGTGGAGCCGGTGTGGGGCAGCGCGCAGGCCAAGGATGTGGACAGATCTGTGGCTCAGTACACGGGAGGCATTGTCAAG GTTGAAAAAGACATGTCAGATGTGAGTCTCGGCCCTACTCCAATCCCAGAACTTACCCACATTATGATTGGGTTAGAAAGCTGCTCGTTTTTA GAGGAAGACTTCATTCCCTTTGCAGTATTAAATATGATGATGGGAGGCGGTGGCTCCTTTTCAGCTGGCGGGCCTGGCAAAGGCATGTTCACTCGGCTGTATCTCAATGTGCTCAACAG GCACCACTGGATGTATAATGCAACTTCTTACCACCACAGTTATGAGGATACAGGTCTCCTGTGCATACATGCCAGCGCTGATCCAAAACAG GTTCGAGAGATGGTGGAAATCATCACAAGAGAATTCATCCTGATGGCAGGAGCAGTCGGAGAG GTAGAACTAGAGCGAGCAAAGACGCAGCTGAAGTCCATGCTCATGATGAACCTCGAGTCTAGGCCCGTTATCTTTGAAGATGTGGGACGGCAAGTGTTAGCTACAAACACAAGGAAACTACCTCATGAGCTCTGCGCCCTGATCA gtCAGGTGAAATCTGCTGACATCAAAAGAGTGGTCACTAAGATGCTTCATAAAAAACCAGCTGTGGCTGCACTGGGTGACTTAACAGATCTGCCCACGTATGAACACATCCAAGCAGCACTTTCCAGTAAGGATGGGCGACTTCCTCGGGTGTACCGGCTCTTTCGATAA
- the ENTR1 gene encoding endosome-associated-trafficking regulator 1: protein MRSGAAATSPPPWSGPTSPPAPSARPPSGPPPRPGYEELKEENANLRSKINKLQILSETQADKMRKLERKLEENKIKEEKEAQDLEAMVQHVEQNLQLMTKRALKAENSAAKLKQENALLQVQLKNYKEENEALRSGQSASLAVVKQNAEAALQNLLTVITNSRSAVRQLVSGAESLQLVADLLKSIDSISEVPEDGQ from the exons atgAGGAGTGGGGCGGCAGCTACCAGCCCTCCGCCGTGGAGCGGGCCCACCTCGCCGCCGGCTCCTTCTGCGAGGCCCCCCTCGggcccccccccgcggcccggcTACGAGGAG cTAAAAGAAGAGAATGCCAATTTGAGAAGCAAGATCAATAAGCTTCAGATTCTCTCTGAAACTCAAGCAGACAA GATGAGGAAACTCGAAAGAAAGCTTGAGGAAAACAAGattaaagaagagaaggaagcacaGGACTTAGAAGCAATGGTGCAGCACGTGGAACAAAATCTCCAGCTGATGACT AAACGGGCtcttaaagcagaaaacagtgctgcaaaactgaaacaggaaaacGCCTTACTTCAG gTTCAGCTGAAGAACTACAAGGAGGAGAACGAAGCCTTGAGGTCGGGCCAGTCCGCGAGCCTGGCTGTGGTGAAGCAGAACGCCGAGGCGGCCTTACAGAACCTTCTCACGGTCATAACAAACTCTCGGTCTGCAGTGAG GCAGCTGGTGTCCGGAGCGGAATCGCTGCAGCTGGTGGCCGATCTCCTCAAGTCCATAGACAGCATCTCCGAAGTGCCCGAGGACGGACAGTGA
- the SNAPC4 gene encoding snRNA-activating protein complex subunit 4: MSGRSAPPPGAMELEAEREKIRREIEELERSLQPAGAGAGLDVSDCSLGSDAEDDDSDSQEEMEVEKEEDSSDDDTENGLPEDPETCLQMNHVYQEVIQEKIEEVELLIAQNKEQQKEIMCELDGTKTAKAGDGRNLPANIFLGHFMKPYFKDKTTGIGPPSNEDAKEKAAQGIKSFEQLLSTKWKSREKILLQKSIVSDRLQRLLQPKLLKLSYWNQKLEKVKTEMEKQILEKQIKEVEREIEAINQLPESDLLGDRFDEHDWEKISNIHFDGQRSSEELRKFWQNYEHPSINKKEWTEEETERLKKIAAEHGYLDWQTIAQELGTNRTAFQCLQKYQTYNKALKRKEWTRDEDLMLLELVQEMRVGSHIPYKKIAYYMEGRDSAQLIYRWTKSVDPSLKKGPWTPEEDAMLLAAVKKYGERDWYKIRTEVPGRSDAQCRDRYLKALHCDVKKGRWSLEEEEQLIDLVQKHGLGHWSKIASELPHRTGSQCLSKWKLMIGSKKRSRPAKRRHVEESTSCSESSSEDLELDLADSSEEEMTSKEECAFPSIDLWIPTQTSTLESNKGRCQTSSFFSAGSADAKSSNSEVPRAPCDGGKDGVADKSAELNTILRGIARPHSTDITVKNPVEVINKASRCGKQVLRVTLEDVRRVLRNNTCFQRKLQSKMVRPISAGLTKMSGAATSADQKLQGLQNTMEKSYRQKRERLRRINLDRKLLMAVTPWVGNVLLPCTLQTGKMAFHQTKAYAIQEKMKSISLSSTPLFTLFIQLFQIDTNGCMKVIREGRLKQSELKANAVRPQQASQNVETSSGSSSQPCTQRSSQKGIPRNGVRRPVALKARETSVVGLESSAPALAKQAALPAQAQRQKPKTVSELLKEKRLRESQAKKAIQRTVFIAPQMLVPGPLIIQHPPQQIIPSAQAGSKRGAVGCTDSNVQCAPAPLPAFTSVARSTSTTAVVENHSSAVPGTGESSGSSERPTVQSSKELNEQAPQSSPGGGGFPGLNPTGAKQASDQGRCNGQVLAGSSVPVVLQNQAFVPHQITVMPVGTESGNNKLSLSTPLTCDPNSNRPQQRPVNFLPALVAPRAGSHLVPSSVLPFRWVVTPQALLPTSVQAVVGVPQELPAAAVKSQSQASVTSDGSASGVAPVPAGANTPLTTDAETKAPSSQLAKGVLLGKTTVVNHSASLLPVPSANNPACSTPDISSAVVSSKTSDSSAAQHSPPADAPTPHAVLLPQTQLPASTPGSDSHCAASPVSSGKNQDSPATNASSSNPAGVTEGVVLQPRDPVPPDSVPRNSEGFAAQVLKTRPIASKPPATQPAGGPPQPSTSSAGKTLLDFSLISLEDEELVKEWLSGEQGVQVPPLQTRLPYFPPFLCNLKTLSRLLLQKAALEKQAASLLPSDASRDEGTGVDLRAITELVHQKLGDDPAFLLLKARFLAAFTLPALLATLSPPKVATTLSASRKQDDESDEEEWQSENEVSEEESSGSELGVQSDRTVGEEPGDKDADFPNEGMGAEEIAAQSVPGSYTDMTDANAPQIRRSSRLRKRRRT; encoded by the exons aTGTCCGGGCGCTCCGCGCCGCCCCCCGGCGCCATGGAGCTGGAGGCGGAGCGGGAGAAGATCCGGAGGGAGATCGAGGAGCTGGAGCGCAGCCTGCAGCCCGCCGGGGCCGGCGCCGGGCTGGACGTGTCGGACTGCAGCCTCGGCTCCG ATGCTGAAGATGACGACTCAGATTCTCAGGAAGAAATG gaagtggaaaaagaagaggaCAGTAGTGATGATGATACTGAAAACGGTCTGCCAGAAGATCCAGAAACCTGTCTGCAGATGAACCATGTGTACCAGGAAGTTATCCAGGAGAAGATTGAAGAAGTTGAGCTTCTCAttgcacaaaacaaagaacagcag aaagaaatcatGTGTGAACTTGATGGCacaaagacagcaaaagcaGGAGATGGCAGAAATTTaccagcaaatatatttttgggCCATTTTATGAAGCCGTACTTTAAGGATAAAACGACAGGAATT GGCCCTCCTTCCAATGAAGATGCCAAGGAAAAGGCAGCTCAGGGCATAAAATCCTTTGAACAACTGCTTTCAACAAAAT ggaaaagcagagagaagataCTATTGCAGAAATCAATCGTAAGTGACCGCTTGCAGCGCCTGCTTCAGCCAAAGCTACTGAA GTTGAGTTACTGGAatcagaaactggaaaaagtcAAGACTGAAATGGAGAAACAAATCTTGGAAAAGCAAATCAAAGAAGTGGAACGAGAAATAGAGGCAATTAA CCAACTTCCAGAAAGTGACTTGTTAGGAGACAGATTTGATGAGCATGACTGGGAGAAAATTTCAAACATCCAT TTTGATGGACAACGTAGTTCAGAAGAACTGAGGAAGTTTTGGCAAAACTATGAGCATCCGAGCATCAACAAAAAGGAATGGACAGAGGAGGAAACAGAGAGGCTGAAGAAGATAGCTGCTGAACATGGTTATTTGGACTGGCAGACTATAGCCCAGGAGTTGGGG ACAAACCGAACAGCTTTCCAGTGCCTGCAGAAGTATCAAACCTATAATAAAGccttgaaaaggaaagaatggaCCAGAGATGAAGATCTGATGCTTTTAGAGCTTGTTCAAGAGATGAGAGTAGGAAGTCATATCCCATACAAGAAAA TTGCTTATTACATGGAAGGAAGAGATTCTGCCCAGCTGATTTACCGATGGACCAAGAGTGTGGACCCCAGTTTGAAGAAAGGACCCTGGACACCGGAGGAAGATGCC ATGCTGTTGGCTGCAGTGAAGAAGTATGGAGAGCGTGACTGGTACAAAATTCGGACAGAAGTACCAGGCAGGAGCGATGCTCAGTGCAGAGATCG gtacTTAAAAGCATTGCACTGTGATGTAAAGAAAGGCAGGTGGAGTTTAGAGGAAGAGGAACAGCTAATTGATCTGGTGCAAAAGCATGGCCTGG GTCACTGGAGTAAAATTGCTTCTGAGTTGCCTCACCGGACTGGCTCCCAGTGTCTAAGCAAGTGGAAACTCATGATTGGGTCTAAG aaaagatCAAGGCCAGCGAAACGGCGACATGTAGAAGAGAGCACCAGCTGTTCAGAGAGTAGCAGCGAAGACCTAGAACTGGACTTAGCAGACAGCTCAGAAGAGGAGATGACAAGTAAGGAGGAGTGTGCATTTCCCAGCATCGATTTGTGGATTCCAACACAGACAAGTACACTGGAGTCGAACAAAGGAAGATGCCAAACttcatcctttttctctgctgggaGTGCTGACGCAAAGAGCAGTAACAGTGAAGTTCCACGTGCACCGTGTGATGGAGGCAAGGACGGAGTTGCTGATAAATCTGCAGAACTGAACACCATCCTGAGGGGCATTGCACGCCCACATTCAACAGACATCACTGTGAAGAATCCAGTAGAAGTAATTAACAAG GCTTCCAGATGTGGAAAACAAGTGCTGCGGGTTACCCTGGAAGATGTCAGAAGAGTATTAAGAAATAACACGTGCTTTCAAAGGAAACTT CAATCAAAGATGGTAAGACCTATTTCCGCTGGTTTAACAAAAATGTCTGGAGCTGCTACATCTGCTGATCAGAAGCTTCAGGGGCTGCAGAACACCATGGAGAAAAGTTACCGTCAAAAGAGAGAGCGTTTGAGAAGAATAAACCTTGACAGAAAGCTTCTGATGGCAGTGACACCTTGGGTGGGCAatgtgctgctgccttgcacCTTGCAAACTGGGAAGATGGCTTTCCATCAGACAAAAG CTTATGCCATTCAAGAGAAGATGAAGTCAATCAGTCTCTCGAGCACTCCCCTGTTCACGCTTTTCATTCAG CTCTTTCAGATTGATACCAATGGTTGCATGAAAGTTATTCGGGAGGGAAGACTAAAGCAGTCAGAGCTTAAGGCTAATGCAGTAAGGCCTCAGCAG GCTTCCCAAAATGTGGAGACTTCTTCAG GCAGTTCATCACAACCTTGTACTCAGAGGAGCTCCCAAAAGGGCATACCAAGGAATGGTGTCAGAAGACCTGTTGCCTTAAAAGCAAGGGAGACTTCTGTTGTTGGCCTTGAGAGCAGCGCTCCTGCTCTCGCCAAGCAGGCGGCTCTTCCGGCCCAAGCACAAAGGCAGAAGCCTAAAACTGTCTCAGAACTGCTGAAAGAGAAGCGGCTAAGAGAATCCCAGGCCAAGAAAGCTATCCAGAGAACAGTATTTATTGCCCCACAGATGTTGGTTCCAGGGCCTTTGATAATCCAGCACCCACCGCAGCAAATCATTCCTTCTGCACAGGCAGGGAGCAAACGTGGAGCAGTTGGTTGTACAGACAGCAATGTTCAGTGTGCACCAGCTCCACTGCCAGCTTTTACTTCTGTTGCACGTTCAACTTCTACCACCGCTGTGGTTGAAAACCATTCCTCAGCAGTGCCTGGAACTGGGGAGAGCTCTGGTTCCTCAGAAAGGCCAACAGTACAATCCAGTAAGGAACTAAATGAGCAAGCTCCTCAAAGTAGCCCTGGAGGAGGGGGTTTTCCAGGCCTGAATCCAACTGGAGCCAAGCAGGCCTCAGATCAAGGAAGGTGCAATGGTCAGGTCCTAGCCGGTAGCTCAGTTCCGGTAGTGTTGCAAAATCAAGCTTTTGTGCCTCATCAAATTACAGTGATGCCTGTTGGCACAGAGTCTGGCAACAACAAACTGTCTCTTTCCACACCACTTACCTGTGACCCGAATAGTAACAGGCCCCAGCAGAGGCCAGTCAATTTCTTGCCTGCTCTTGTAGCTCCACGAGCCGGCTCCCATTTGGTTCCCAGCAGCGTCCTGCCTTTCAGGTGGGTTGTGACACCGCAGGCTTTGCTCCCCACTTCTGTGCAAGCTGTTGTGGGTGTTCCCCAAGaactgccagctgctgctgtgaaaaGTCAAAGCCAGGCAAGTGTGACATCCGATGGCAGTGCTTCAGGAGTGGCTCCTGTACCAGCTGGAGCAAATACGCCTCTCACTACCGACGCAGAGACGAAAGCACCAAGTTCCCAGTTAGCCAAAGGGGTACTGCTGGGAAAGACAACCGTTGTAAACCATTCTGCAAGTCTCTTACCTGTGCCCTCAGCTAATAATCCTGCATGCAGCACACCCgatatttcttctgctgttgtttCCTCCAAGACTTCTGActcctctgcagctcagcatTCTCCTCCCGCTGATGCACCAACCCCgcatgctgtgctgctgccccaaACACAGCTACCTGCAAGTACTCCAGGGTCTGATTCCCACTGTGCAGCAAGTCCTGTTAGCTCGGGGAAGAACCAGGACTCCCCTGCAACAAACGCATCATCTTCCAACCCTGCTGGCGTTACAGAAGGGGTTGTGCTCCAGCCGAGAGACCCAGTTCCTCCTGACAGTGTCCCAAGGAACTCTGAGGGCTTTGCTGCCCAAGTGTTGAAAACCAGACCTATCGCCTCCAAACCACCCGCTACGCAGCCTGCTGGGGGTCCGCCCCAGCCAAGCACTTCTAGTGCAGGAAAGACTCTGCTCGACTTCAGCCTGATTTCCCTGGAGGATGAGGAGCTAGTGAAGGAGTGGCTGAGCGGGGAGCAAGGTGTCCAGGTACCGCCACTGCAAACCAGGTTGCCCTATTTCCCACCTTTCTTGTGCAACTTAAAAACTCTCTCgaggctgcttctgcagaaggCGGCTCTGGAGAAGCAAGCAGCATCTCTTCTGCCTTCTGATGCCAGTCGGGatgagggcactggggttgaTTTGCGTGCCATCACGGAGCTGGTGCATCAGAAACTGGGCGATGAccctgcttttctcctcctgaaAGCCAGGTTCCTAGCAGCCTTTACGCTCCCTGCTTTACTTGCAACTCTGTCTCCCCCAAAAGTGGCGACAACTCTGTCAGCCAGCAGGAAGCAGGATGACGAGAGTGATGAAGAGGAGTGGCAGAGTGAGAACGAAGTGTCTGAGGAAGAGAGTTCTGGGAGTGAGTTAGGTGTACAGTCGGACAGGACAGTTGGTGAGGAGCCGGGAGATAAAGACGCTGATTTTCCAAATGAG GGCATGGGAGCCGAAGAGATTGCTGCACAATCCGTCCCGGGCTCCTACACTGACATGA